The DNA segment AATGGGGGAGATATTCTCAAGGAGGCTGGTCTCATCCCCAAGGAGGCGATCACTCCTGAGGAGCCGCCCCAGTAGGTAGCCACGCTCGCTCTTCGTTTTGGAAGTCCCTCCAAAAAGGGTAATGGAATCTCTCCTCCATACCCCCGCAGAGGATTCAAGGGGTCCTGCGGGCTTTTTTGTTCTGGGCACATCTGAAAGACCCTTACCCAGCTGCGCCCCTGGGAACCCCCGCTGCTCGATGGTCTCAGAAGAGGGGTTGGTGATGAAGGAAGGTCAGGGAACAAGGCTCCTTGACTGAGCATTCGGAGGATGCCCTCAGGAAAACGGTATCAGTCCCAGACGTCGGATAGTTGATCCCCGGCGCGGGGAGGACTAAAGGACGGCCCGCAGGCTGCGCAGAAATGTTTGCAAAGAAGCAAGCAGATCAGCGCTGCTCTCGATCAACTGGATGATCCGGCTACCAACGATGATGCCATCAGCTACCTTGGCTACCCTCTCCGCCTGGGCCGGTGTCGAGATACCAAAACCAACGCATAATGGTTGACTGGCTATCCCTCTCACCCGCTTGACGAACTCCTCCAGGTGAGGCGGTAATTCCTCCCTGGCCCCAGTGACACCGGTGAGCGATACCAGGTAGATAAAGCCCCGTGACCTGGCCGCTACCAGCTGAATACGTTCTGGGGAGGAGGTGGGGGCCAGGAGGTAAACGAGATCAAGCTTGTGTTCTTGAGCGATGCCCTCTAAATCAGCCCCCTCCTCTGGAGGCAAATCGGGCACGATCAAGCCATCGATGCCTGCGGCTGCCCCATCAGCGCAGAACTGCCTCAAGCCATAATGGAAGACGGAATTATAATAGGTCATAAACAGGAGGGGGACGTCCACCAACGCCCTTAATCGGGCGGCTGTGGCCAGACAGAAAGCGGGTGTCACACCATTCTGGAGAGCACGAAAACCCGCCCTCTGAATGGTGGTCCCATCGGCCAGAGGATCGGAGAAGGGAATACCCAGTTCGATAATGTCACAGCCAGCCGCGACCATGACCGGGACTAGGGTAAGAGTGTCCTCCAAAGCAGGATAGCCAACAGTCAGATAACCAATGAGGGCCCTGCGCTTAACTTGGCGCAGGTGAGCGAAGGTGGCAGCGAGGCGACTCATAGGGTCACTCCCAACGCTTCGGCCACCGTCTGCATATCTTTATCACCGCGTCCGGAGAGGTTAACGACGATCGAAGACTCCTTTGGCAGCTGAGCAGCCAGTTTGGCCGCATAATAGATGGCGTGAGCTGGCTCAAGGGCTGGAATGATGCCCTCCGTAACACAAAGCAGCTGGAAGCCCTCCAGGGCTTCGGTATCGGTCACACCGACGTATTCGGCGCGACCGATATCGTGGTAGTAACTGTGCTCAGGCCCCACCCCTGGATAGTCTAGACCGGCCGAGATGCTATGCGTGGGGAGCACCTGTCCTGCCTCATCCTGAAGAAGATACGATTTCATCCCATGTAATACGCCCGGTTTACCGACCAATAATGAGGCCGCATGCTCTTTCGTATGTAGCCCTCGGCCAGCTGCCTCCACCCCGATGAGCTTGACCTGAGGGTCAGCGACGAAGGGATGGAAGATGCCAATGGCGTTACTTCCTCCGCCCACGCAGGCCACGATATAGTCGGGCAGCGCTCGACCAGTAGCTTGCAATTGCTCCCGTACCTCACGTCCGACGATGGATTGAAAATCGCGCACAATTAGCGGATAGGGATGCGGACCAACGGCCGAACCAAGGAGATAGTAGGTGTTTTCCACGTTGGTCACCCAGTCTCGAATGGCTTCATTGATGGCCTCTTTCAGCGTGCGGCTGCCCGCGCTGACAGGCCGTACCTCAGCCCCCAATAGCTTCATCCTGAAGACGTTGGGTGATTGGCGTCGGATATCCTCTTCGCCCATGTAAACCACACACTCTAGCCCCAACATAGCACAAATAGTGGCCGCAGCCACACCGTGCTGACCCGCCCCAGTTTCGGCCACGACACGCCTCTTCCCCAAACGTTGGGCCAGAAGCCCCTGTCCCAAGGCATTGTTTATCTTATGAGCGCCAGTGTGAGCCAGATCCTCCCGTTTGAGATAGATGGATGCCCCACCCAGACGCGCCGATAGACGAGCAGCGTAGTAGAGGGGTGTCGGTCGGCCAACATAATCTCGGCAGAGGGCGGCGAATTCATTCTCGAATTGAGGATCGGCGCGGGCTTCTCGATAGGATCGCTCCAGCTCCTGTAAGGCGGGCATCAAGGTCTCCGGCACAAAGCGGCCGCCGTATTCTCCATAGTAACCCCGCTCATCCGGTAGGTAATGTATATTCATCTTTATTTGATTAGCCCTCCCCAAAAAATTGTTTGATCTTTACCCTCATCCCCCCTTGCCCCCCTTCTCCAGTGGGAGAAGGGAGATAGAAAGCCCTGCTGTGATCACCGAAAACCGTAGGGGCGAGGTCACCTCGCCCTATGATATTTGTTCCTTTAATGAGGGCACGGGAACCGTGCCTCTACTCTCCCACGAAGTTCCTAAAAATGGTTCTTTTCTTAGATATGACGGGTCGTAATAAGCTTTGTCTGCCCCCTTAACCGCCCTCAAAAAGTCACGCATCTTGTGAAGGTCCTTCTTGCCTGTGCTGCTCTCCACCCCGCGTGAGACATCAACAGCGTACGGCTGGGCAATGGCTATCGCCTCTCGGATATTCGCTGGCGTTAACCCCCCAGCCAGGATAATCAGACCATAGGCTGTGGCCTGTCTGGCTAACTCCCAATGGGAGGCGAGGTTGCCACTTCGTTCTTTATCTAGATCGAGCAGATAGGCCGCCACCTGGTAACGGGCCAGCGACGTTAATCCTGAAGCATCGCTTATGGTAAGGGCCTTGATCACCCGCGGAAAAAGAGTGGCACAGTACTGTTCGTTCTCCTTTCCGTGCAACTGAGCGAAGTCCAAACCACAGAAGGTCATAATCTCACGCACGAGCTCCACGGGGTGATCGACGAAGACGCCTACTTTGCAGACATAAGGAGGCAGCGCGGCTACGATGGCCGCCACTTGCGTCGGGCTCACCCTCCGTGGGCTCTCCGCAAAGATGAATCCCAGCGCATCGGCCCCGTATTCCACGGCCAGGAGGGCATCAGCGACACAGGTTAGCCCACAGATT comes from the Chloroflexota bacterium genome and includes:
- the trpA gene encoding tryptophan synthase subunit alpha; its protein translation is MSRLAATFAHLRQVKRRALIGYLTVGYPALEDTLTLVPVMVAAGCDIIELGIPFSDPLADGTTIQRAGFRALQNGVTPAFCLATAARLRALVDVPLLFMTYYNSVFHYGLRQFCADGAAAGIDGLIVPDLPPEEGADLEGIAQEHKLDLVYLLAPTSSPERIQLVAARSRGFIYLVSLTGVTGAREELPPHLEEFVKRVRGIASQPLCVGFGISTPAQAERVAKVADGIIVGSRIIQLIESSADLLASLQTFLRSLRAVL
- the trpB gene encoding tryptophan synthase subunit beta, which codes for MNIHYLPDERGYYGEYGGRFVPETLMPALQELERSYREARADPQFENEFAALCRDYVGRPTPLYYAARLSARLGGASIYLKREDLAHTGAHKINNALGQGLLAQRLGKRRVVAETGAGQHGVAAATICAMLGLECVVYMGEEDIRRQSPNVFRMKLLGAEVRPVSAGSRTLKEAINEAIRDWVTNVENTYYLLGSAVGPHPYPLIVRDFQSIVGREVREQLQATGRALPDYIVACVGGGSNAIGIFHPFVADPQVKLIGVEAAGRGLHTKEHAASLLVGKPGVLHGMKSYLLQDEAGQVLPTHSISAGLDYPGVGPEHSYYHDIGRAEYVGVTDTEALEGFQLLCVTEGIIPALEPAHAIYYAAKLAAQLPKESSIVVNLSGRGDKDMQTVAEALGVTL